A genomic window from Fibrobacterota bacterium includes:
- a CDS encoding acyltransferase family protein, producing MKDRDISIDIMKGLAILAIVWGHAGIKGSGFFYLFHVPLFFILSGYMESTKTIENFASAFKKKVKALYLPYVAYGLIFLLIRNFSVDLKMYSEYFRVDSVRDLAKNLFFIFTFNNVDPIFLGPLWFVFALFVANGAFFFLLSVTRNIGNSKWNAFLILCVALAVLLVLRFAFPGAHLSNWGNTTGETLILAIAFVATGFLLKGVLQKKNTGLVLVSFLLLCSVYRESNFAVDVRAARYDSLLELGASSLLGFYFTKSIAEYLGSWNNWATRYLAKIGQYSFSIMALHLLGMKFSQVLVVAWQHDWDFTIYTYALVPHRLFGFLYFAAGVLGCLVYIHGKELIVNQWGRFCTSKMPDNRG from the coding sequence TTGAAGGATAGAGATATATCAATAGACATTATGAAGGGTTTGGCGATTTTAGCCATCGTTTGGGGACATGCAGGGATTAAGGGGAGTGGGTTCTTTTACCTATTTCATGTTCCTTTGTTCTTTATTCTTTCTGGATACATGGAGTCAACAAAAACGATCGAAAATTTCGCCAGCGCATTCAAGAAAAAGGTAAAAGCTCTTTATCTCCCGTACGTTGCTTATGGTTTGATTTTTTTATTGATTCGAAATTTTTCAGTCGATTTAAAGATGTATTCGGAGTATTTTCGAGTGGACTCCGTGCGAGATCTGGCCAAAAATTTGTTTTTCATCTTTACGTTTAACAATGTTGATCCGATTTTCTTGGGTCCACTCTGGTTTGTATTTGCGCTTTTTGTCGCAAATGGCGCATTCTTTTTTTTGCTTTCGGTCACCAGAAATATCGGCAATTCAAAATGGAATGCGTTTTTGATTCTTTGTGTGGCCTTGGCAGTACTTTTGGTGCTTCGGTTTGCTTTTCCGGGAGCACATTTGTCAAATTGGGGGAATACTACTGGAGAAACGTTGATCCTCGCGATCGCATTTGTTGCTACGGGATTTTTGCTTAAAGGCGTTCTGCAAAAGAAAAACACGGGTCTGGTTTTGGTCTCGTTTCTGCTGCTGTGCTCTGTCTATCGGGAAAGTAATTTTGCGGTAGATGTAAGAGCTGCGAGGTATGATTCTCTGCTGGAGCTCGGGGCAAGTTCGCTTCTAGGGTTTTATTTTACGAAATCCATTGCTGAATATCTGGGCTCGTGGAATAATTGGGCCACAAGATATCTCGCAAAAATTGGACAATATTCATTTTCCATTATGGCCTTGCATTTATTGGGAATGAAGTTTTCACAGGTTCTTGTTGTCGCTTGGCAGCATGACTGGGACTTTACCATATACACCTATGCACTCGTGCCTCATCGACTCTTCGGGTTTCTCTATTTTGCGGCAGGTGTTCTTGGTTGCTTAGTTTATATACACGGGAAAGAGCTTATAGTGAATCAATGGGGGCGGTTTTGCACTTCAAAAATGCCGGATAACCGAGGTTAA
- a CDS encoding glycosyltransferase family 4 protein gives MLNHAGKSRVRLGFVTATDPLDRWSFSGTHSMMLTSLREEFEQVDSLGPFPLLRWQNAIGYRINGLCRNVFGKQYDFLHSSFASILQGRFFRSKAKKLGCQVLIAPAASTEIAFLGAGIPVIYSPDATFRQVRDLYPRFSDLLGGSAKEADWIESRAIWRARAVVVSSTWAMRSIVEDYGYDSHRVSLASYGANLDEIPTREEVFRRLNRGSGECRILFLGVDWLRKGGETAYRAWEELKRLGADVRLTVVGCDPPGLDPSVDIYPSLDKNDPAQERVLRSILLDTHFLLVPTRADCTPIAFSEAAAFGVPVYTCDVGGVASVVLDGVSGRVLPLAATPSEFAKWILCDWNDPQRYETMVRRARLEYEQRLNWSVWAAKIRDLAESIQEGRLG, from the coding sequence ATGCTGAACCACGCAGGGAAAAGCCGGGTCCGATTGGGGTTCGTCACGGCGACGGATCCGCTGGATCGCTGGTCGTTTTCCGGTACCCACTCCATGATGCTTACCTCCCTGAGGGAGGAATTCGAGCAGGTGGACTCGCTGGGACCGTTTCCCTTGTTGCGGTGGCAAAACGCCATCGGCTACAGGATCAACGGATTGTGTCGCAATGTTTTCGGCAAGCAATACGATTTTCTGCACTCAAGCTTCGCTTCCATCCTGCAAGGTCGGTTCTTTCGCTCGAAGGCCAAGAAATTGGGATGCCAGGTTCTGATCGCCCCGGCCGCATCCACGGAGATCGCCTTCCTGGGAGCCGGAATCCCGGTCATCTATTCTCCTGACGCGACCTTCCGCCAGGTTCGGGACCTCTATCCCCGGTTTTCTGATCTTTTGGGGGGGTCGGCAAAGGAAGCAGATTGGATCGAGTCGAGGGCGATATGGAGAGCACGTGCCGTGGTGGTCTCCTCGACCTGGGCAATGCGATCCATCGTGGAAGATTATGGATATGACTCCCATCGGGTTTCCTTGGCGTCCTACGGGGCCAATTTGGATGAAATACCGACCAGGGAGGAAGTCTTCAGACGGCTGAACCGAGGTTCCGGAGAATGCCGGATCCTGTTTTTGGGGGTCGATTGGCTGCGAAAAGGGGGGGAGACCGCCTACCGGGCATGGGAGGAATTGAAGAGGCTTGGTGCGGATGTTCGATTGACCGTGGTGGGGTGTGATCCTCCAGGTTTGGATCCTTCAGTGGACATCTACCCTTCCCTCGACAAGAACGATCCGGCTCAAGAGCGGGTGTTGAGAAGCATTTTGCTGGACACCCATTTTCTGTTGGTCCCGACTCGAGCGGATTGCACGCCGATCGCGTTTTCTGAGGCGGCAGCCTTCGGAGTTCCGGTCTACACCTGCGATGTGGGAGGAGTGGCTTCGGTGGTGCTTGATGGGGTATCCGGAAGAGTTCTCCCACTTGCTGCGACACCCTCGGAATTCGCGAAATGGATCCTTTGCGATTGGAACGATCCCCAGCGCTATGAAACGATGGTTCGACGAGCTAGGTTGGAGTATGAGCAAAGACTAAATTGGAGCGTGTGGGCAGCAAAAATACGTGATCTAGCAGAGAGTATTCAGGAAGGACGGCTGGGTTGA
- a CDS encoding glycosyltransferase family 4 protein, which translates to MRILQINKYSTINGGSEVVADLVARVGDRFGHQVLTVGYRKPGQSGIFNVSDLGDDCISPPKMFRDSGAIEMVLGLAREFHPDAVLHHNIYHHFPMAQLVRVLDRTLGVPQSIILHDFKSVCPVYTGMREGKVCTECSRDGVWRAVQHRCKDGSALRSMLLAADSFWNARIGAVYSRFRSVICPSRFLAGHVQGIGGNRKIEVVGNPCPDVVQNPLSARSGIVFAGRLVEGKGVDVLCDLARAMPQLPIVVAGDGPLQQNLAVVARKSPNLRLVGRLLRSEVGTLLGTAKYLILPSTVMENNPMVGLEALSRGTPILGSNRGGIPELIENGKGFLFEPGSTDLVIEAVSKAMSLPDSNWEQMSQKSMEWARSNDEKSYIERIVNLIR; encoded by the coding sequence ATGCGAATTCTCCAGATCAACAAATATTCGACGATCAACGGCGGCTCGGAAGTTGTCGCCGATCTCGTCGCCCGTGTCGGGGATCGGTTCGGCCACCAGGTCCTGACTGTCGGTTATCGGAAGCCCGGGCAGAGCGGGATTTTCAATGTGTCGGATCTCGGTGATGACTGCATCTCGCCCCCGAAGATGTTCCGGGATTCGGGAGCGATCGAAATGGTCCTGGGGCTGGCCAGGGAGTTCCATCCCGACGCGGTGCTGCACCACAACATCTACCACCACTTTCCCATGGCGCAGCTGGTGCGCGTCCTCGACCGCACCTTGGGCGTCCCGCAATCGATCATCCTGCACGATTTCAAGTCGGTGTGTCCGGTCTACACCGGAATGCGCGAAGGGAAGGTGTGCACGGAGTGTTCTCGGGATGGCGTTTGGCGAGCCGTCCAGCATCGTTGCAAGGATGGATCCGCGTTGCGATCCATGCTTCTAGCCGCGGATTCGTTCTGGAACGCGAGGATCGGCGCCGTCTACAGCCGTTTTCGTTCGGTCATCTGCCCAAGTCGTTTCCTGGCCGGTCATGTCCAGGGCATCGGGGGGAACCGGAAGATCGAAGTGGTTGGGAATCCTTGCCCGGACGTTGTCCAAAACCCACTTTCCGCCCGTAGCGGCATCGTTTTCGCCGGACGGTTGGTGGAGGGCAAAGGCGTCGATGTTCTTTGCGACCTGGCCAGGGCGATGCCGCAGCTCCCGATCGTCGTCGCCGGTGATGGACCACTTCAGCAAAACCTCGCGGTGGTCGCGCGGAAATCGCCAAATCTTCGACTGGTGGGCAGGTTGCTTCGTTCGGAGGTCGGGACCTTGCTCGGGACGGCGAAGTATCTCATCTTGCCTTCCACCGTCATGGAAAACAACCCCATGGTCGGTTTGGAGGCGTTGTCGCGAGGAACCCCGATCCTCGGTTCCAACCGGGGAGGAATTCCCGAACTGATCGAAAACGGCAAAGGTTTTCTATTCGAACCCGGATCAACGGATCTGGTTATCGAGGCTGTGTCCAAAGCGATGTCTCTTCCGGATTCCAACTGGGAGCAAATGAGTCAAAAATCCATGGAATGGGCACGGTCGAACGATGAAAAATCGTATATTGAACGGATTGTGAATCTTATTCGCTGA
- a CDS encoding glycosyltransferase family 4 protein translates to MKVLVVSPAPTHPTRAGNRSCILSYVELLRRQGHEVEFLYLHLPWAHQDEGVEELRDFWKDRLHIFRESVLDRLVQIVHHRFAFRLLGRYTLDALLPFGFSRAVGKLVSLRNIDAVIVNYWHLSGAFRCLPAGVRKVLYTHDLFRDRIDRTGSSFLSTDGPTEGRALDRADVVLAIQEQEAADFRARTSSRVLTSFSHFPLDSRPFTNRKNLLYLAGPNPNNIQGIREFVGQVLPVILSRDPAIRLLIGGRICSELPDLAGLPGVELQGDVDRMGDFYAQGDLAINPTRTGSGLKIKTFEAMAHGRAMICHPHCLEGIFRPERHPMVSASTPMEYADRICELFADPSRLEALCLSSLEYVRDLDAEVERSFSVALAART, encoded by the coding sequence ATGAAGGTTCTGGTCGTTTCTCCAGCTCCAACCCATCCGACCCGTGCCGGAAACCGCTCCTGCATCCTGTCGTACGTGGAATTGCTGCGAAGACAGGGCCACGAGGTGGAATTCCTCTATCTCCATCTCCCTTGGGCGCACCAGGACGAAGGGGTCGAGGAACTCCGTGATTTCTGGAAGGACCGACTGCACATCTTCCGGGAGAGCGTCCTCGATCGCCTGGTCCAGATCGTCCACCACCGATTCGCGTTCCGTCTCCTGGGGCGCTACACCCTGGACGCGTTGCTGCCTTTCGGATTTTCGAGGGCCGTTGGCAAGCTGGTTTCGCTGAGGAATATCGACGCGGTCATTGTCAATTATTGGCATCTTTCGGGAGCTTTCCGGTGCCTGCCTGCAGGTGTCAGGAAGGTTCTCTACACCCACGACCTCTTCCGGGATCGGATCGACCGGACCGGTTCGTCCTTTCTCTCCACGGATGGCCCGACGGAAGGGCGCGCCCTGGATCGCGCCGATGTCGTCTTGGCCATCCAGGAGCAGGAAGCCGCGGATTTCCGGGCGAGGACCTCGAGTCGAGTCCTGACGTCCTTCTCGCATTTTCCGCTGGATTCCAGGCCGTTCACCAACAGGAAGAACCTTCTCTACCTCGCGGGTCCCAACCCGAACAACATTCAGGGCATTCGTGAATTCGTCGGGCAAGTCCTGCCGGTCATTCTCTCCAGGGACCCCGCCATTCGCTTGCTGATCGGTGGCAGGATCTGTTCGGAACTTCCCGATCTCGCGGGGTTGCCCGGTGTCGAGCTCCAGGGGGACGTGGATCGGATGGGGGACTTCTACGCGCAGGGCGATCTCGCGATCAATCCCACGCGGACCGGCTCCGGACTCAAGATCAAGACGTTCGAGGCGATGGCCCACGGTCGCGCCATGATCTGCCATCCGCATTGCCTCGAAGGGATTTTCCGCCCAGAGCGCCACCCGATGGTCTCCGCGAGCACTCCGATGGAGTACGCGGATAGGATCTGCGAATTGTTCGCCGATCCATCCAGACTGGAGGCACTCTGCCTCAGCTCGCTGGAGTATGTCCGGGATCTCGATGCGGAGGTGGAGCGTTCGTTCTCGGTAGCCTTGGCCGCCAGAACCTAA
- a CDS encoding acyltransferase family protein, giving the protein MSRGERVGAVEVAGGSPGLKSGKALYDWGFLAKGIAIVLVVAGHFQPTWAPVEWLRIVKIIYQFHIPAFFLVAGLFHDPTRSLGEILRRKVVRLAVPFFSVAALFLLVKWVSGLFVPLDRPVNLETVSALFLQPKVSFAPFLWFLMSLTVVFIAHPLLLLLFRRPWLVFLVALGIRIAPFREIPSVELLVNELPWFALGVALRPNIPWLMGRSLLLMGGTLAVFVLANLPFARAIVSPIGHGSTLLQGVSGGLFVVFLSMWWERSESPGIVFRWVRHCGEASMVVYILHTPFQSAVRILCAKSGIQAVAWGAVFVSTLVGVLCPLWLDRFLLVRFTAIRRVFLGGA; this is encoded by the coding sequence ATGAGTCGAGGGGAACGCGTCGGAGCGGTGGAGGTCGCGGGCGGATCCCCAGGCCTGAAATCGGGGAAAGCCTTGTATGATTGGGGTTTCCTGGCGAAGGGGATCGCCATCGTCCTCGTTGTGGCTGGCCATTTCCAGCCAACGTGGGCTCCGGTCGAGTGGCTGCGCATCGTAAAAATCATTTACCAATTTCACATTCCCGCGTTCTTCCTCGTGGCGGGCCTATTCCACGATCCGACGCGCTCGCTCGGAGAAATCCTACGGCGCAAGGTCGTCCGCCTGGCGGTTCCGTTCTTTTCGGTCGCCGCGTTGTTTCTGCTGGTGAAATGGGTTTCCGGGCTTTTTGTTCCCCTCGATCGACCGGTGAATCTGGAAACGGTTTCCGCTCTCTTTCTGCAGCCTAAGGTATCCTTTGCACCGTTTCTCTGGTTTTTGATGTCCCTCACGGTGGTCTTCATCGCCCACCCGCTCCTGCTTCTCCTGTTCCGTCGACCATGGCTGGTGTTCCTCGTCGCGCTTGGAATCCGCATCGCGCCGTTTCGGGAAATACCCAGTGTCGAATTGCTCGTCAACGAGTTGCCGTGGTTCGCCCTAGGGGTGGCTCTGAGGCCGAACATCCCCTGGCTGATGGGGCGTTCGCTCCTTTTGATGGGGGGCACGCTCGCCGTGTTCGTGCTCGCGAACCTACCCTTCGCGAGGGCGATCGTTTCTCCGATCGGGCATGGTTCGACCCTTCTGCAAGGTGTTTCCGGAGGGCTTTTCGTGGTGTTCCTCTCCATGTGGTGGGAACGCTCAGAGTCGCCAGGAATTGTCTTCCGGTGGGTGAGGCACTGCGGAGAGGCGTCGATGGTGGTCTACATCCTACACACGCCGTTCCAGAGCGCGGTCCGCATCCTCTGTGCGAAGAGCGGGATCCAGGCCGTCGCTTGGGGTGCTGTCTTCGTTTCAACCCTGGTCGGTGTCCTGTGTCCGCTGTGGTTGGACCGTTTCCTCCTGGTCCGCTTCACGGCCATCCGACGGGTTTTCCTGGGGGGCGCGTGA
- a CDS encoding rhamnogalacturonan acetylesterase — protein MIKKNFIPIILFLVMFAYAATTSVQRIVLIGDSTVATYAVSKYPMAGWGQVLGQFFKAGTVQITNLAAGGKSTRTYISEGHWAKALATLQKGDVLMIQFGHNDRNTSDTSIFTDTAAYRKNLIQFATEARARGAHPIFITPMNMNQWDKGQLRRYFTMGAYDYRGVMIRVAAEMKAPVLDLEEKSAKMMDTLGYEYLSKFHFLGLDSGEYPNFPKGSTDGTHFQEMGALENARMISEELARLRNDSIASILAPSLAPLYKVTVASLPDSVSLTTKSRYYPKGANITLKIRLAPQRAFLRWTDASNNWKVIDTLKRITFVQDSFARTIVAVSANRTASENQPQENISGLRQQGKVLINSTNEMIEIRDITGMKITASSQKEYATSQLPAGFYIATFPSKPQLVTKFLVR, from the coding sequence ATGATCAAGAAAAATTTCATACCCATCATTCTTTTCCTCGTCATGTTCGCCTATGCGGCGACGACCTCGGTCCAACGAATCGTTCTCATCGGGGACTCCACCGTGGCGACATATGCGGTATCAAAGTACCCGATGGCGGGATGGGGTCAGGTCCTTGGTCAATTTTTCAAGGCGGGAACGGTACAAATCACAAACCTCGCCGCCGGCGGGAAGAGTACCCGAACCTACATTTCGGAAGGCCACTGGGCAAAGGCCTTGGCCACCCTCCAAAAGGGGGATGTCCTGATGATCCAATTCGGTCACAACGATCGCAATACGTCGGACACCTCGATATTCACGGATACCGCAGCGTATCGGAAGAATTTGATCCAATTTGCCACCGAAGCGCGAGCCAGAGGTGCCCATCCCATTTTCATCACACCAATGAACATGAACCAGTGGGACAAGGGCCAGCTCCGCAGATACTTCACCATGGGCGCCTATGATTACCGCGGCGTCATGATTCGGGTCGCGGCTGAAATGAAGGCGCCGGTACTTGACCTTGAAGAAAAATCAGCGAAAATGATGGATACTCTGGGGTACGAGTATTTGTCGAAATTCCATTTCCTGGGTCTCGACTCTGGCGAATATCCAAACTTCCCAAAGGGTAGCACCGACGGCACCCATTTTCAAGAAATGGGTGCTCTGGAAAATGCGCGAATGATTTCCGAGGAACTAGCGCGACTCCGAAACGATTCCATTGCATCTATTCTCGCCCCTTCCCTCGCTCCGTTGTACAAGGTCACAGTGGCGTCGCTTCCAGACTCCGTTAGTTTGACCACAAAATCCCGCTATTACCCAAAGGGCGCAAATATCACTCTGAAAATTCGGCTGGCACCACAGAGGGCGTTCCTCCGCTGGACAGATGCATCGAATAATTGGAAGGTCATTGATACCCTGAAACGCATCACGTTTGTGCAAGATTCGTTCGCCCGAACCATCGTTGCGGTATCCGCAAACCGAACGGCCTCAGAGAATCAACCTCAGGAGAATATTTCTGGCCTTCGACAGCAGGGCAAAGTACTCATCAACTCAACAAATGAAATGATAGAAATCCGGGACATCACTGGAATGAAAATCACAGCCTCATCACAAAAAGAATACGCAACATCTCAACTCCCCGCGGGCTTTTATATTGCCACATTTCCTTCCAAACCTCAGTTGGTCACTAAATTTCTAGTTCGCTAA
- a CDS encoding glycosyltransferase family 4 protein, producing the protein MSILDDREYAPVRVLFVDPILRTAEAGVVPAARSIKESLPYNYCSALHDQGHEVTLVSCEEYRPLETEEYPFRVVFLKSFLPRLFPPRAVPFMPGLWKLLRGKGGPFDLVVCGEIVGFHSLMAALVCPKRTLIWHELALHQRLLGGIPSRLWYPLTAPLFRRVACIVPRSANARRFLLGYFPRLAGFDVEHGVDGDLFVPTLEKQDRFLVVANLVVRKRVDQVIHSFARYLGKTGAATALEIVGDGPLRGPLEDLAARLGIGSKCRFHGRLSHREMAHLLSASKALLFKGYKDNSLLTVAESIAAGTPVLITGSIDNARTVRLGRLGLAVDEWDVEELEDIESNHHEYAENCRRSRHIATVRWQSARLVEAFRMGNKAGSTREDGAQGVVRPRIVFLSQNCFVQCDLGVVPALRRRFDLRWNVFFPAREEGGFKEAELESMASDWGVQAEIIRLAGRLRSFGSLLRFLRLAKNIRQFSPDLVYVNATGFPWLAVAAFLVLDRRKILWAIHDVQDHRDKSPWSMDAIYKRFLSRSFGGVHLLSKNQKELFAKLHPGRDCYYAPHPPIDLGEASFDPPSEPVRFLFFGFIGHYKGVDLLIDAAQRLWEQGVRGFEVVIAGRADDWMESYAGTIRIPEIFRLEIGTVPNQRVPVLFGETHWLVLPYRDATQSGPLALSMHYNRPAIVSDLPAFREFVDADQTGMFFAAGQVEELALRLRDAVLMGKERYGAFRETLGHRVETEYSLHASSDAYAEIFGDFLARRRKGSTC; encoded by the coding sequence GTGTCGATTCTGGACGATCGGGAGTACGCGCCGGTGAGGGTCCTTTTCGTCGACCCGATCCTGCGAACAGCCGAAGCGGGAGTCGTTCCCGCCGCCCGCTCCATCAAGGAATCCCTGCCTTACAACTATTGCAGCGCGCTCCATGACCAAGGGCACGAGGTTACGCTCGTTTCCTGCGAGGAATATCGCCCTTTGGAGACCGAGGAGTACCCATTCCGGGTGGTTTTCCTGAAGTCCTTTCTTCCGAGGCTTTTCCCACCTCGCGCCGTTCCGTTCATGCCCGGTCTTTGGAAGTTGCTGCGAGGGAAGGGCGGCCCATTCGATCTGGTCGTCTGCGGGGAAATCGTGGGTTTCCATTCGCTGATGGCCGCTCTGGTCTGTCCCAAGCGGACCTTGATCTGGCACGAGCTCGCCCTCCACCAGCGGTTGCTGGGTGGAATCCCCTCGAGACTGTGGTATCCGTTGACGGCCCCCCTCTTCCGCCGGGTCGCCTGCATCGTGCCCCGTTCGGCCAATGCGAGACGATTTCTGCTCGGATATTTCCCCAGACTCGCCGGGTTCGATGTCGAGCATGGGGTGGATGGAGACCTCTTCGTTCCGACCCTGGAAAAGCAGGATCGGTTTCTCGTCGTCGCGAATCTGGTCGTGCGCAAGCGCGTCGACCAAGTCATCCACAGCTTCGCCAGATACCTGGGCAAGACCGGGGCCGCCACGGCGCTGGAGATCGTCGGCGATGGCCCCCTGCGTGGGCCTTTGGAGGACTTGGCCGCCCGCTTGGGGATCGGTTCGAAGTGTCGCTTCCATGGACGGCTCTCCCATCGCGAAATGGCGCATCTCCTGTCCGCTTCAAAAGCCCTTTTGTTCAAGGGCTACAAGGATAATTCTTTGCTGACGGTGGCCGAATCCATCGCGGCTGGCACTCCGGTCCTGATCACGGGGAGCATCGACAATGCGCGGACCGTGCGCCTGGGGCGTTTGGGGCTGGCGGTGGACGAATGGGATGTCGAGGAACTCGAGGACATCGAGTCGAACCACCACGAATACGCCGAAAATTGTCGTCGATCGCGACACATCGCCACGGTCCGATGGCAGAGCGCGCGGCTGGTCGAGGCCTTCCGCATGGGAAACAAGGCGGGGAGCACCCGGGAGGATGGGGCACAAGGAGTCGTTCGTCCACGCATCGTTTTCCTGAGCCAGAACTGTTTCGTGCAGTGCGACCTCGGGGTCGTTCCCGCGCTGCGGAGACGATTCGATCTCCGCTGGAATGTTTTCTTTCCCGCCAGGGAGGAGGGAGGCTTCAAGGAGGCGGAACTCGAATCGATGGCTTCCGATTGGGGTGTCCAGGCGGAAATTATCCGACTCGCGGGCAGATTGCGAAGCTTTGGAAGCTTGTTGCGTTTTCTACGTCTGGCGAAGAATATCCGGCAGTTCAGTCCGGATCTGGTTTATGTGAACGCCACCGGGTTTCCTTGGTTGGCGGTTGCGGCATTCCTGGTGTTGGATCGCCGCAAAATCCTTTGGGCGATCCACGATGTCCAGGATCATCGCGACAAGTCCCCCTGGTCGATGGATGCGATCTACAAGCGGTTCCTGTCACGAAGCTTCGGCGGAGTTCACCTCCTGTCCAAAAACCAGAAGGAGCTGTTCGCGAAACTGCACCCAGGGCGGGATTGCTACTACGCTCCCCATCCTCCCATCGATTTGGGCGAAGCATCCTTCGACCCTCCCTCCGAGCCGGTTCGATTCCTCTTCTTCGGATTCATCGGCCACTACAAGGGGGTGGATCTCCTGATCGATGCCGCGCAGAGGTTGTGGGAGCAGGGCGTCCGCGGATTCGAAGTCGTGATCGCTGGACGCGCGGACGATTGGATGGAAAGCTACGCCGGAACGATCCGGATTCCCGAGATTTTCCGGTTGGAAATCGGAACCGTACCGAACCAGCGCGTTCCGGTCCTGTTCGGGGAAACGCATTGGCTCGTACTTCCCTACCGCGATGCTACGCAGAGCGGTCCACTGGCGCTGTCCATGCACTACAACCGTCCCGCGATCGTCTCCGATCTTCCCGCTTTCCGGGAGTTCGTCGACGCCGATCAGACCGGAATGTTCTTCGCCGCCGGACAAGTCGAGGAGCTCGCGCTCCGGCTGCGGGATGCCGTCTTGATGGGGAAGGAGCGATACGGTGCGTTCCGCGAGACGCTGGGTCACCGGGTGGAGACGGAGTATTCTTTGCATGCGTCTTCGGATGCCTATGCGGAGATCTTCGGGGATTTCCTGGCCCGCCGCCGGAAAGGCTCGACATGCTGA
- a CDS encoding acyltransferase family protein, whose amino-acid sequence MEEVKKKRSQVVDVAKGIAILSVVVLHSWYCANGTSYLSRWIGGFQLPLFFFIGGLFFRYDNWKEIIRSRIDSLIKPLLVVACLWLPVGLTFGRHWNERHLNIHLDLFQSGIIYLASFLVGVPVFTETWGLIQMNWGFGPTWFIVHLFGLHLLCLGLAKLVRWDHHQAFKGGAIVVVMLALFFIQTIFLATAFHVDWEGVRTMGAPLHLDLALLTGAFFLAGNLMVDRIRGMRGSVLLTIVSIIIYSALVWALPTDFSMFWRSFVNLPAILIIAAVGIFAGMQSSALFARIPRVSDALAFIGSRSLYILMFHTLIYFLAWTIGEKIRLEKTIAATGAIVFAVVGSLALSEVFLRIPLAAKLMYPKQK is encoded by the coding sequence ATGGAAGAAGTAAAGAAGAAACGCTCTCAAGTTGTGGATGTGGCCAAAGGGATAGCGATTCTTTCTGTGGTTGTTTTGCATAGCTGGTATTGTGCGAATGGAACTTCCTACCTGTCGAGATGGATTGGTGGATTCCAGTTGCCACTCTTTTTCTTCATTGGAGGACTTTTCTTTCGGTACGACAATTGGAAGGAAATAATTCGCAGCCGAATAGATTCACTTATCAAGCCTTTGCTTGTTGTTGCCTGTCTTTGGCTTCCTGTTGGTTTGACATTTGGGCGCCACTGGAATGAACGGCATTTGAATATCCATCTAGATTTGTTTCAATCCGGGATTATTTATCTCGCCTCCTTTTTGGTAGGAGTGCCTGTTTTTACGGAAACGTGGGGGTTGATTCAGATGAATTGGGGCTTCGGACCCACATGGTTTATTGTGCATTTGTTTGGACTTCATCTGCTTTGTCTAGGGCTTGCAAAGCTTGTTCGCTGGGATCATCATCAGGCATTCAAAGGTGGGGCGATTGTTGTTGTGATGCTAGCTCTATTTTTTATTCAGACGATTTTCCTAGCGACCGCATTTCATGTGGATTGGGAAGGGGTGCGGACGATGGGGGCGCCGCTTCACTTAGATCTAGCACTCCTGACTGGCGCATTCTTTCTTGCAGGGAATTTAATGGTCGATCGGATTCGAGGGATGAGGGGTTCCGTTTTGTTGACAATTGTGAGCATCATTATTTATTCGGCATTGGTATGGGCTCTACCGACTGATTTCAGCATGTTTTGGAGAAGTTTTGTGAACCTTCCGGCGATTTTGATCATCGCGGCGGTGGGGATTTTTGCGGGGATGCAATCCAGTGCGTTGTTCGCCAGGATTCCAAGGGTTTCGGATGCCCTGGCTTTCATCGGATCTCGTAGCTTATATATCTTAATGTTTCATACGCTTATTTATTTTCTCGCCTGGACCATCGGCGAGAAAATTCGATTGGAAAAAACAATAGCCGCAACGGGAGCTATTGTTTTTGCTGTGGTGGGGTCTTTGGCTCTCTCCGAAGTTTTCCTCAGAATCCCTCTGGCGGCAAAGCTTATGTATCCGAAACAGAAATAG